A window of Xiphophorus hellerii strain 12219 chromosome 19, Xiphophorus_hellerii-4.1, whole genome shotgun sequence contains these coding sequences:
- the htr1b gene encoding 5-hydroxytryptamine receptor 1B, translated as MAASVGEVKVEEVMELLEATQPVNASNDSFVSLLPDSAESLAYQISLAAVLSVITLATTLSNAFVIATISQSKKLQTPANFLIASLAVTDLLVSILVMPICVLYTVIHTWTLGQIVCDIWLSSDITCCTASILHLCVIALDRYWAITDAVEYSKKRTPGRAAGMVATAWVIAISISLPPLFWRQVKAEELTSCSVNTDHIFYTIYSTFGAFYIPTLLLIVLYWRIYLEARKRILRQSPKKVGKRLTSAHLVTNSPGSVASTTSLQYARHDTPSSDTGSSTSENQVKVTVSDALLEKKRISAARERKATKTLGIILGAYIVCWLPFFIYTLLVATCETCLNPELFDFFTWLGYLNSLINPIIYTMSNEDFKKAFQKLVRFRCCRS; from the coding sequence ATGGCAGCATCAGTGGGTGAAGTAAAAGTGGAAGAAGTGATGGAGCTTTTGGAAGCGACTCAGCCGGTGAACGCCTCCAATGACAGCTTCGTTTCTCTCCTACCTGACAGCGCGGAGAGCCTCGCCTATCAGATCTCTCTGGCGGCCGTCCTGTCGGTCATCACGCTCGCCACCACGCTCTCCAACGCCTTCGTCATTGCAACCATTTCCCAATCGAAGAAGCTGCAAACTCCGGCGAACTTTCTGATCGCGTCCCTGGCGGTCACCGACCTCCTGGTGTCCATCCTGGTGATGCCCATCTGCGTCCTGTACACGGTCATCCACACCTGGACGCTCGGCCAGATCGTCTGCGACATCTGGCTCTCCTCCGACATAACCTGCTGCACCGCGTCCATCCTGCATCTGTGCGTAATTGCGCTGGATCGGTACTGGGCCATCACGGATGCGGTGGAGTACTCCAAAAAGCGCACGCCGGGACGCGCGGCCGGGATGGTGGCCACCGCCTGGGTCATCGCCATCTCCATCTCCCTGCCGCCTCTCTTCTGGAGGCAGGTGAAGGCGGAGGAGCTGACCAGCTGCAGCGTCAACACGGACCACATCTTTTACACCATCTACTCCACCTTCGGGGCGTTTTACATCCCCACCCTGCTGCTCATCGTGCTGTACTGGAGGATTTACTTGGAGGCCCGGAAGCGCATTCTGAGACAGTCTCCAAAAAAGGTCGGGAAGAGACTGACCTCTGCGCACCTGGTCACTAACTCTCCCGGATCCGTGGCGTCCACGACTTCGCTGCAGTACGCGAGGCACGACACTCCGTCCAGCGACACCGGGTCGTCGACCAGCGAGAACCAGGTGAAAGTCACGGTGTCCGACGCGCTTTTGGAGAAAAAGCGCATCTCCGCGGCCAGGGAAAGAAAAGCGACCAAGACTCTGGGGATCATCCTCGGTGCGTACATCGTCTGCTGGCTTCCGTTTTTCATTTACACGCTGCTGGTGGCCACATGTGAGACATGTTTGAACCCCGAGCTGTTCGACTTCTTCACCTGGCTGGGATACCTGAACTCTCTGATTAACCCCATCATTTACACCATGTCCAACGAGGATTTCAAGAAGGCTTTCCAAAAACTAGTGCGCTTCAGATGCTGCAGGTCCTGA